The genomic interval GGAAATTGGAAAGCTTCATGATTCTAAATCTATCGCATCAATTGAAAATACAAAACCCAATAACCAGCAAGCTCCCATTCCAAATCCTTTTCATGAATCATCAGATGTTGCAATTAAGACATCTAACGGTGCGCAGAATAAAAGCTCTTCCGACATGCCCTTGGGTGCTGATGAAAATACATCACTCATCCATGTAGTAGAGAAAACCCATCATGATTTGCTACCACTTAAAGGTGTCAATAACCAGGCAAATTATCATCATGATGATCAAATTGATAGTTTGAGCAAACAAGTTGGACATATGGACATAAATTTTGAGACACGGGAAAAGTTTAACTGTGATACCCTTTCTTTATTGCAGACTGATATCAGCTCCCAAGATAACTCTAATGGTCTGGAGTTATCTAATCACGAAGAGATTGATTGTCCTAAGAAAGAAGAATTATTAAAGAGTTCATCTACTAAATGTCTCTCTGCCTCCCCAACTAACTTTGATGTGGCAGCTTCAGCGAGGAGTCCCTTTGCAGTCAAGGATTCCTTTTGCAACATGGATGGCGTTGTCTTTACAGAATCAACAGTTTCAGAACCAAAATCGAAGACCGACTTGCCTGTTACCGATAGCATTATTTTGAAGGAAAACAACTAAACCAGTGACATTGTGTAAGTTGGACCATATATTTGCTAAATTTACTTTTGTGCTAAAAGTGCGACTATAGAAGAAGTCTTGATCTTTGTCCAAATCATGAATGGAAAgtcttttatcattttttatgtaCTAGTTATACCTTTTACTCATGAAATCGTCGCCGTGTGTTCGTCTTCGATTCAATGTTTCGAACGATGAAAATCTCGTGGTGCCATGTTTCGTtttgaatttcattttttaGCTTTGTGGAAACAACATCGTAAAAGGAAAGTGCCTTAAAATTTGTCTCCAGTGCTGTAAACCAATAATTGGCGTATAGGCTAAGCCAACCAAACTTCAAATAGCACAAACATATCGAATAGAATAACAAGTGTAGCAATAAATTCCCAAAAATAAGTCGTACTTTTAAATAAtcgtttttttatattaaaattcatCGAAATTTTAATAAAGACTACATTTACAAACACATGACATGTGAATGTAAACATGTCACAACTTGGTAAATATAATACATTTATCTACAACGGTAATACAACtgaaaatatgttaaaaaaagaCTAGCTCCCAATGTAgattaaaacaaaaagaatCACTTAAACATATTTCTACCCAAAAGACTGtttactagaaaaaaaaaactggaaGTCCCAATAGCATGAAGTAAAGTGGCTTGGTGATTTGGATAAAAGGAAAAGAGGCAAGCCTAGACTCTTTTTTTTACATACTGTCTTTTTCTATATGTAAATAACTTTGAGagaaataaatgttgaatactCTTTCATGTTCTTACATTGAaattcaaaatcactttttaaaaacaatatctGTTTTCCATAGTTCTTGAATGGATGAAGGTTAACTAATATTAGTTAAGTGACAACTCAAACCAACAAGTCTTTATGTGCTTCACCAAAGAAGAAATTGATGGGTTTATAAAAGACTGTTTTTATTTATTCCAAGTTATGTATTCATTTTCTCCtcctctttcttcttcccttttctttcATCTTCTCCTTTTGTGTATCTTCTTAGCATTTGATTACTTCATGTCACAGATTTGGATTATTGAAGAAGGGGGGTCCATCATACTCTTATTTCAAAGTTATCAGTTGGTTAGAAGTTCATAACTGTGAAATTGAATGTTAAAGAGGAATTTAAAGGATTTAATTGCATTTTGATGagttaaaaaatacaatatattatgatcaaagtaaaatatttatacCACATTCAATCAATACAGTCACAACCCTCAAATGTTGCACTATGTGCATTACGCAAGAAGAACAATTacttatttcaaataatttatattactcTAAATagtaaagtaattatttttaaacactTCGATTTGATAACCGGTGAGATAGTACCATGTAGGAGACAGGTTGGGTTGCTAGTGACAAAATCGAAATTAACCATGTTAATTAACTTTCTTTAACTCATTAACTTACCAAAAAAAACTTACTTTCATttattgattttgaattttaacgtTTTTAAGGAATTAAGATATACACTTTTGGAAATATATTAAGCCAAAATTAAATTCAGGAATAAAAATAAggtaataataaaagaaataattgcATCAATGTCATAAATTGAAATTCTTAAAACTTAAAAGAATACACTTCAAAACTGCTTATGTTAATTACAACTGTTCCACATAATCTTAGATGATAGCGAGATAATGAAGCAATAACCAATAGATAGGGTTGCAATTACTAATTTAAGATCCAATACACTAACGTCAATAAGAATTCGATAACTAAGAATACTCGGTTAATTAATTGGGAAAAATGGTGGTAGGTAAAATACATAACACCATATACTTCTTCAAAcagattatttaaatttaaattatgataccattaacataatttaattGTACGTAACGTTTTTAgtgaaacaaacacaaaatacacaaaaaacaaattaactcaattattaaaaaatacttcATTACATTTtgtcaataaaataattcttgCCTCCTAAACTATATAAGTCATTTTAATGAAAACATGTTtcaatataaaacaaaataaataagtacAAAATATAAATCACATAATTATAATCATCAACttattaaaattagtttgttacatatataaataaaatattgttatatatatatatatatatccaaatgaattttaagttaccatttttttaaaattaaaaaaaaaacactaaaagtaaatattttacGCTTTCAAATCAAATGATAGCAAACACTGCAACATAGAAACTGGGAGAAGTATGATATATAAACCAaattaaaatgagaaaaatTGCTACTAGAGAAACAAAACCATAGAACTCATAACCAGGTTAATGAAGCAAAATTCATAATTTCTAGAGAAAATATAAAGAGAGAGCACGTTCCACAAGGTTTATGACCTTGGCTTCTCCTTCTTCTCCTTGAAGAGAGCAAGAAGAGACACCCCAGAAACCTTTACAACCTTGAATCTCACACCAGGAATATCACCCACGGCGTGACCTTTACGCCCAAATCCAGCGATCAAAACCTCGTCCTACAACCATACAAAAATCCATATTATGAACCCATGTATACATACATCCTTGGAATAAGAACCAAACAgcaaaataatacaaataaaatgatCGTTTAATCACTTACATTTTCTTCAATGTAATTTAAACAACCATCGTTTGGCACAAAGGCAGCGATCTTCTTCCCATTTTTGATGAGTTGAACCCTGGCACATTTACGAATGGCAGAGTTGGGCTGTTTTGCCTCAATACCTCTGCACATAAAATAccatacaataattttttagcaTTAATTAGATTATATTAAAGAAATTTTATAGTGAATCATATATAGAATGCGTTAAATTAATCTTACATCTTTTCTAGAACAATTCCCTTGGCATGGGATGAACCTGCGAAAGGCTTCTTCCATTCATTGCCAAGATGAGACTTTTTGTATGACTTATCCGCCCATCTTTGTCTTCTACGGTGGGACTTCAGCTTGCGGGCAGCTCCCATTCCACGTGTTTTCCTATAGATGGAAAGGAAGAACATTTAGCTTTCTAACTCTTACGTACATGCCAGTTAACAATTACTAACCCTTATGCACAAGAGAATCCGCACAATCAAATAATATCTACTCTAAGAATAATCTCACAAGATTGTTaagcaaagaaataaaaaagcaTCTCACTGATCTTAAACACTACAACAACAATATTGCTTCTATCCCACTACACTGTTCAATGAATGAGATACCTACCAataatataatttctaaaagGGTAGCATTCCGTGATTTGTTagagaaaacaaataaaaagaattcAAAAGGTCCTAAAACAATAAAACCACAATAATAGTCATATTCCACTAGGCAATTGTTCCTAATAAACGAACAGATGAAATTCAATTACAGTGTTCCAGTGAATGCAATACCAAAACACAAAAGATGACTTGAGAACGTCAACCACATATAGTTGAATGTTCAAGCACCACTGGACTATACAGTGGTAAAGTATTAACCAACTCATACAGAACAATCCCTACAAGACacactaaaaaaatacaatattatCATATGGGGAAAACCCTAAGAAGATTCGACTGTACGTATATCTACAAAATCAACTACACATCTATGAACTCAACCACACAGACCACATCATACAAACTACTTAATGAAACAAAAAATAGCCCATAAAAATGCAACTTATCATATGTTCATAAAGGTCGAGAAACAGGAGGATGAACGGCGCTACGAAATTCCAAAGCgaacaaaaatatcaaaattaaaaaagacaTGTAGCAATAGAGGAGAAATttgcaataataataatttgataaggaaaaaaagaatgagaataataataattattgaaaGCAAAAGGTTGCATTACCCCATGGTGATAGAGGTTTGGTTCTACGCAGATAGAGAGTTCAGAAATCGGAGAAGATGAAGCAGCCGCGCAAAACCCTAATACCTAGGAGCGTGGTGGTGTTTATATAAAGATTAAAAGCAGTTAAGTCGGGGCCTGTATTTCTGGACTATTAAGTTTAGGTGAATCTTTGGGCCCAAACTTGTTTGGGTTCAGGAACGGCGTTGTTCAAGCCCGTTTAATTCGGATTAGCAGATAaattctttctgcaccccatGGGAGTTATGAAAAGACGATTGTACCTTTACTGAATAAATAAAATCCAATTTAGCACCCCTTCATCTTTTTCCTTTCGCAGCCGCAACACTTCCTTTTAAGAGGCATCTCCTTTTTCttatagttattttttgttAGATTATCTAACACATAAAACTTGAATAGTGATTCTCTAACGCTAGAACAAATAAATCGTCTAACATTAAAACACGACTTTCTAACGCTATAACATGGATGTCTAATGCTAAAACATACATTATGTATCAATGAGGCAACAATTTGTAGAGGAATTTGTCCAACTTGTATTCAAATGAACTTTTGACATTGGAGATCTTCAACTCTGGAAGAAATATCAAACAAGAGTCATATTTCACTTAAAAAAGAAGACTATTTAGtgatcaaaatattttaatcacaGATTGTGACAAGTAACTAATTTGAgtttggttattaattcagtaCAAATTAAGAAGAATTCAtgacataataataaaagaaaaataattataccagtttcataattgaaaaataaaaatttgattaaattttttaaaatttttaatactttgagttattttattaaaaaagttgATAGTGAGACAATGAagtgtaattatttttaatcaatagtTGGGTTGAAATTACTAAATTATTATCTCATATACTAATGTAATTAAGGGTGTTTGGATTGATGAGGGAGTGTTTGGATTGATGAGGGAATGCATGAGGATTTTAGGGAGGGGATTGCAGTCATTTAATAGATTAATAtgaagaaagtgaggttgtttatatttaaatatgttaaagtTTGTGAATATTATGATGGTTGTGaggaaatttatattttttataaagaatttaaaatgtaagtttacaaattcaATATTgtcttaaaaatatatgaataataaaatatgagatattttgtgtatatttgagttaattttgtaaactatttcagaaaaaaatagttatttataacattacaaatttactcttctatttaaaaatcgttgaaaatttaatttaatttatttatatttaaactataattgtttttaatcaaAGTATTATTTCTAGtactttgaaaaaaatatttttaaaaaaaaatatgaattatgtgTTCAAACATacaaacatatttatttatgtttgtaagaaaaattatttaaagttctatttaaaataaaatcttgaatatataaattttttaaaatattcaaaattataaacagatacaaatcttaaataattttgttctatttagataaaaatataaaattttaaaaatattcgaaattttaaataaatacaaatcctaaatatttaatatcttattcaaacaaaaatataaaatatttaaaattctaaattaataaaaatcttaaatattaatgtcctatttaaataaaaatatgaaatatataaaaaattagaatctttaataaatataaattctaaatattcaatgttctatttaaataaaaatttaaaatagataaatttttaaaattatttacaatcataaataatacaaattttaaattaattgacGTGCTAATCTGAAATACAAATCTAAAATGaacaaaattcataaattattcaaaattcaaaattaaagagGAAAGCGATTAAGGAGGAAGAAATTATCATCCATTTTTGCTATCATAATCGATTAAGATACCAAATATATTGAagacataatttattattctccaaaaaaaatatttataataattttcttattaactTAATTGATTatcctttattttaatttgtaaaaaattatgtatactTCGTTTTTATACACAATCGATCATGTCATCAAAACAATCCATCTTTACTTGAAAGAACAAGAGAAGGCACAGGTAAACAAATTTTCCTTTCACAAACTTACACAACGTAACGATGAATTTCGGGACAAAAATGGAAAATCACATTGTCTATGtgtttttcctttcatttcTCTGCATGTACACAATGAAGCATCTCAAACCCGTTTATACCTTTCCTCGTCTACAcatcacttaaaaaaatatgtagatacaaccatatttttaaaatacatcaCACTAAATACTtctttaaaactatttatttaaaCATAGTTCAATTATACATAACTTGATTTAATATAAAGTTTTTTGTGAAACAATCTAGATCAATAAAAGACATAactcatttattaaaatattactgaattaCATTTTGTAAACTAAAATTCGAAGAcccaatataataaatattgcCTACTAAtctatacaatttattttagtaaaaagCTGTTTCAAtacaaacataaatatataagtaCAAAATATAAATCGCATTTTTATACTAACCAGCTTATTATAATTCGTgtttttacatataaaaaataattgtaaatgcattctaaaataaatagaaCATACACAATTTAACAATATATTATTATCTCAATCTGAATTGACCAATTAAAACATTGACAAAATTATTACAAAAGactgaaataaattaattacttaaacataaaaaataattcttcaaTATATCCAAATGAATTTTTAGTTAccaattttttaaagattaaaagcACCTTAGTGACTATTTTACGCTTTCAAATCAAATGATAGCATACACTGGAATATATAGAAACTGGGAGAAGTTTGATATATAAACCAAATTAAGTTGAGAAAAATTGCTACTAGAGATACAAAACCGTCCAAAGAACTCATAACAGTTTAAGGAAGCAAAACTCATAATTTCTTGAGAAACTATAAAGAGGACACGTTCCACAGGCTTATGACCTTGGCTTCTCCTTCTTCTCCTTGAAGAGAGCAAGAAGAGACACCCCAGAAACCTTTACAACCTTGAATCTCACACCAGGAATATCACCCACGGCGTGACCTTTACGCCCAAATCCAGCGATCAAAACCTCGTCCTACAACCATACAAAAATCCATATTATGAACCCATGTATACATACATCCTTGGAATAAGAACCAAACAgcaaaataatacaaataaaatgataGATTAATCACTTACATTTTCTTCAATGTAATTTAAACAACCATCGTTTGGCACAAAGGCAGCGATCTTCTTCCCATTTTTGATGAGTTGAACCCTGGCACATTTACGAATGGCAGAGTTGGGCTGTTTTGCCTCAATACCTCTGCACATAAAATAccatacaataattttttagcttTAATTAGATcatattaaagaaatatttatagaGAATCATATATAGAACGCGTTAAATTAATCTTACATCTTTTCTAGAACAATTCCCTTGGCATGGGATGAACCTGCGAAAGGCTTCTTCCATTCATTGCCAAGATGAGACTTTTTGTATGACTTATCCGCCCATCTTTGTCTTCTACGGTGGGACTTCAGCTTGCGGGCAGCTCCCATTCCACGTGTTTTCCTTTAGATGGAAAGGAAGAACATTTAATTTTCTAACTCTTATGTACATGCCAATTAACAATTACTCTCAGAATAATCTCACAAGATTGTTAAGCAAAGAAATAAACAGCATTACACTGATTTTAAACACTACAACAATATTGCTTCTATCCCACTACACTGTTCAAAGAAAGAGATACCTACCAataatataatttctaaaagGGTAGCATTACGTAATTTGTTagagaaaacaaataaaaagaattcaaaaggtcctaaaacattaaaattacaataataGTCATATTCCAATAGGCAATTGTTCCTAAT from Phaseolus vulgaris cultivar G19833 chromosome 1, P. vulgaris v2.0, whole genome shotgun sequence carries:
- the LOC137814429 gene encoding small ribosomal subunit protein uS12, giving the protein MGKTRGMGAARKLKSHRRRQRWADKSYKKSHLGNEWKKPFAGSSHAKGIVLEKIGIEAKQPNSAIRKCARVQLIKNGKKIAAFVPNDGCLNYIEENDEVLIAGFGRKGHAVGDIPGVRFKVVKVSGVSLLALFKEKKEKPRS
- the LOC137814430 gene encoding small ribosomal subunit protein uS12 is translated as MGKTRGMGAARKLKSHRRRQRWADKSYKKSHLGNEWKKPFAGSSHAKGIVLEKIGIEAKQPNSAIRKCARVQLIKNGKKIAAFVPNDGCLNYIEENDEVLIAGFGRKGHAVGDIPGVRFKVVKVSGVSLLALFKEKKEKPRS